Proteins found in one Alicyclobacillus cycloheptanicus genomic segment:
- a CDS encoding class I SAM-dependent methyltransferase, which yields MEDTEPGRSVPVHFEQLNQTQIAHYPDNIRALLPTYDGLFSVINAYLQPLIPVNAKVLVVGAGGGMELAALGQANEAWRFTAVDPSLPMLALAQQVAADAGVLDRVTFCASTLQDVVDDTPVQASYDAATCVLVLHFLPDEAKRALLRDIAARLKPGAPVVIVSTFGEMDQSAVAMHARALEHHAAAATGHAKLALQLRRNIESSDFVSEDRLMALLDEAGLVDPQRFFQTYCIGGWLAWKQRESHGSP from the coding sequence ATGGAGGATACAGAGCCTGGACGTTCTGTCCCTGTGCACTTCGAGCAACTCAACCAAACACAGATTGCGCACTATCCAGACAACATTCGGGCCCTCCTGCCCACCTACGATGGCCTGTTCTCGGTCATCAACGCGTACCTGCAGCCGCTCATACCGGTGAACGCCAAGGTCCTGGTGGTTGGTGCAGGGGGCGGCATGGAACTCGCCGCGCTCGGGCAGGCGAATGAAGCGTGGCGGTTTACGGCGGTGGACCCGTCCCTGCCCATGCTCGCGCTGGCACAGCAGGTGGCGGCAGATGCCGGCGTGCTGGACCGCGTGACCTTCTGCGCGAGCACCCTCCAGGATGTGGTCGACGACACGCCGGTCCAAGCATCGTACGACGCCGCGACCTGCGTGTTGGTGCTGCACTTCCTCCCGGACGAAGCAAAGCGCGCGCTGTTGAGGGACATCGCGGCGAGGCTGAAACCCGGCGCGCCGGTGGTGATTGTCAGCACGTTTGGAGAGATGGACCAGAGCGCGGTCGCGATGCACGCCCGAGCCCTGGAACACCACGCGGCCGCGGCCACCGGGCACGCGAAGCTGGCTCTGCAGCTGCGACGAAACATCGAGTCGAGCGACTTTGTGTCGGAAGACCGGCTGATGGCCCTGCTGGACGAGGCCGGCTTGGTAGATCCACAACGTTTTTTCCAAACCTACTGCATCGGCGGGTGGCTCGCGTGGAAACAACGTGAGTCACATGGAAGCCCGTAG
- the acs gene encoding acetate--CoA ligase, with product MANDAGISLIATSTKIEPPEEYRAKSYLQSYEAYLAKYRRSIDDPAGFWNEVADELAWQSRLSTVIEGHMPDFKFFPGSTINVCENCVDRHAKHPLTRNKVALFFEGENGDRKSVTYQQFYDEVQKFANVLKSFGLQKGDVVSVYMQNLIETYVVLMACLRLGVVYNTVFAGFSPGALRERIVSSNAKMVICANASLRRGKVLNLKATVDEALEGVESVKQVIVYNRLPGVETPMTPGRDLDYDALMAAAAADCPPAVLDANDAGLLIFTSGTSGRPKGIVHAGGGFLLGTYAYTKYQLDLRPEDVYWNTADIGWLTSHIFVLVGGLALGVTTLLYEGALDYPQPGRLYEVVQRYRVNKLFSAPTAYRMMMKHGEEVASRYDLSSLELLVSVGEPFNPEAWHWIRRVVGGGKAVINNTWGQTETGGTPLASLPGATPMKPGSCGVPFLGHALDVTDLDGKPVPDGTPGYLVIRNVFPSLARDVFGDHDRYLSAYFSQVPGAYFTGDSAVRDADGQYWVLGRVDDVINVSGHRISTMEMESSLIQHEAVVEAAVVGQPDEIKGAVPIAFVTLEKGFTPSAELEAALKAQVVRDIGTFARPEQVYFVEAMPKTRSGKIIRRMLREIIKEGTVQGDITGLEDIEVVEQLVENIGHRVES from the coding sequence ATGGCAAACGACGCAGGGATATCACTGATTGCAACCAGCACGAAAATCGAGCCGCCTGAGGAATATCGGGCGAAGTCCTATCTTCAGTCGTATGAAGCCTACCTGGCGAAATACCGGCGTTCGATTGACGATCCGGCCGGTTTCTGGAATGAAGTCGCAGACGAATTGGCCTGGCAGTCCCGGTTGAGCACCGTGATTGAGGGGCATATGCCCGATTTCAAGTTCTTCCCGGGCAGCACTATCAATGTGTGCGAAAACTGCGTCGACCGCCATGCGAAGCATCCACTGACGCGCAACAAGGTGGCTCTGTTCTTTGAGGGGGAGAACGGGGACCGGAAGTCTGTCACCTATCAGCAGTTCTACGATGAGGTCCAAAAGTTCGCGAATGTGCTGAAATCGTTTGGTCTGCAAAAGGGAGACGTTGTAAGCGTCTACATGCAAAACCTGATTGAAACGTACGTGGTGCTGATGGCGTGTCTGCGTCTCGGCGTCGTCTACAACACGGTGTTTGCCGGATTTTCACCCGGCGCCTTGCGGGAGCGCATCGTCAGTTCGAATGCCAAGATGGTCATTTGCGCCAATGCCAGCCTCCGCCGCGGCAAAGTGCTGAACCTGAAGGCCACCGTGGATGAGGCGCTGGAAGGGGTGGAAAGTGTCAAGCAGGTCATTGTCTACAACCGCTTGCCTGGTGTCGAGACCCCCATGACGCCGGGGCGCGATCTCGACTACGATGCACTGATGGCCGCGGCGGCTGCGGATTGTCCGCCTGCTGTGCTGGATGCAAATGATGCGGGCCTCCTCATCTTCACGAGCGGCACCAGCGGACGCCCGAAGGGGATTGTCCACGCAGGCGGCGGATTTTTGCTCGGCACATACGCTTACACCAAGTATCAGCTGGACTTGCGCCCGGAAGACGTGTACTGGAATACGGCTGACATTGGCTGGCTGACGTCGCACATTTTCGTGCTTGTGGGCGGGTTGGCGCTCGGTGTCACCACCCTTCTGTACGAAGGTGCGCTGGATTATCCGCAGCCGGGTCGGCTGTACGAGGTGGTGCAGCGCTACCGGGTGAACAAGCTGTTTTCGGCGCCGACGGCCTACCGCATGATGATGAAGCACGGCGAGGAAGTCGCATCGCGCTACGACCTCTCCTCCCTGGAACTCTTGGTTTCGGTGGGCGAGCCGTTTAACCCGGAGGCCTGGCATTGGATTCGGCGCGTGGTCGGCGGGGGCAAGGCGGTCATCAACAACACCTGGGGGCAAACCGAGACCGGGGGAACACCGCTGGCGTCTCTCCCGGGGGCGACGCCGATGAAACCGGGATCATGCGGGGTGCCCTTCCTGGGACACGCGCTGGATGTGACCGATCTCGATGGCAAACCGGTACCGGATGGCACTCCGGGGTACCTCGTCATCCGCAACGTGTTCCCGAGCCTGGCGAGGGACGTGTTCGGCGACCATGACCGTTATCTCAGCGCCTACTTCAGCCAGGTGCCCGGCGCCTACTTCACCGGGGACAGTGCGGTGCGCGACGCAGATGGGCAGTACTGGGTGCTCGGCCGTGTGGATGATGTCATCAACGTCTCCGGCCACCGCATCAGCACCATGGAGATGGAGAGTTCACTGATTCAGCACGAAGCCGTGGTGGAAGCGGCCGTGGTGGGGCAGCCGGACGAGATCAAAGGGGCGGTGCCCATCGCGTTTGTCACCCTGGAGAAGGGGTTCACGCCTTCCGCGGAGCTGGAAGCCGCGCTCAAGGCGCAGGTGGTGCGCGATATTGGTACCTTTGCGCGGCCCGAACAGGTGTATTTCGTGGAGGCCATGCCCAAGACGCGATCGGGCAAAATCATCCGCCGCATGCTGCGGGAAATCATCAAGGAAGGCACGGTGCAAGGGGACATCACAGGGCTGGAGGATATCGAAGTCGTCGAGCAGCTGGTGGAGAACATCGGCCACCGGGTCGAATCGTGA
- a CDS encoding YheC/YheD family protein produces the protein MVPLHTTGLASPRAMRVDGKPSGWHDVTCLKGEPAMAEETLEGMLDPERGSLNKWEMYKALRSQDIGPCRLPFTVPWHPQTLSQLLDRYHQLYLKPVDTWGGQGISLIAKSDHGYRWTPQGAAPRHFPSKSALCAELAQVYPIHRAVAQQAAPLLRVDGRVFDIRVLMQREVDDRWVFAGSLCRVAGDDSIVSNVGASQGTVRPVTDVLAKALPKKNRSPRNIRLILNRLEQCSGKICAVLDRYRYFHEAGLDFGVDPLGRLWLIEVNTDDALGGPSHELFAELPDRTLYEEIQQRTERHKQQTIAWVLGALFTREAEEPEP, from the coding sequence ATGGTCCCGCTTCATACCACCGGGTTGGCGAGTCCGCGCGCCATGCGCGTCGACGGAAAGCCGTCCGGTTGGCACGACGTGACCTGCCTGAAAGGAGAACCCGCCATGGCCGAGGAGACATTGGAAGGCATGCTTGACCCTGAACGAGGGTCCCTGAATAAATGGGAAATGTACAAGGCACTGCGCAGCCAGGACATCGGTCCGTGCCGCCTGCCCTTTACAGTGCCTTGGCATCCGCAGACCCTTTCGCAGCTCCTCGACCGGTATCATCAATTATACCTGAAACCGGTGGACACTTGGGGAGGGCAGGGCATCAGCCTGATCGCCAAAAGCGATCACGGCTACCGCTGGACGCCGCAAGGCGCCGCCCCCCGTCACTTCCCCTCGAAGTCCGCCCTCTGTGCCGAGCTCGCCCAGGTGTACCCCATCCACCGCGCCGTCGCACAGCAAGCCGCGCCGCTCCTCCGGGTCGACGGCCGTGTATTCGACATTCGCGTGCTGATGCAGCGGGAGGTGGACGACCGCTGGGTGTTTGCCGGCTCCCTGTGCCGCGTCGCCGGAGACGACTCGATTGTTTCCAATGTCGGCGCCAGCCAAGGGACCGTCCGCCCCGTGACGGACGTGCTCGCCAAGGCGCTGCCGAAAAAGAATCGTTCCCCCAGAAACATTCGCCTCATCCTGAACCGACTCGAACAGTGCAGCGGCAAGATTTGCGCCGTGCTCGACCGCTATCGCTACTTCCATGAGGCCGGTCTGGATTTCGGCGTGGACCCCCTGGGGCGCCTGTGGCTCATCGAAGTGAACACCGACGACGCACTCGGCGGCCCGAGTCACGAACTGTTCGCCGAGCTCCCGGACCGCACCCTGTATGAAGAGATTCAACAACGGACCGAGCGGCACAAGCAACAGACGATTGCATGGGTGCTGGGCGCGCTCTTCACGCGAGAGGCAGAAGAGCCCGAGCCGTGA
- a CDS encoding thioredoxin family protein — MAENVQEAFAAAMTPQAFIEQMTKNQDVFAAWGNRFAWQNADDEAFFQGLRGKTDVRCLIIAADWCGDVVRNVPVVLKVMGAAAIETRMLIMEQHLDVMDRFLTMGGRSIPVVLFIDPQGDVLAKWGPRPEYIQQPMVKFKQENPDRSAPTYEENLKAARAEIMKRYGEDTGYQGLIVKELRELLAGAASH, encoded by the coding sequence ATGGCGGAAAACGTGCAGGAGGCGTTCGCGGCTGCGATGACGCCGCAAGCGTTTATCGAACAGATGACGAAGAACCAGGATGTGTTCGCGGCGTGGGGCAATCGCTTCGCCTGGCAGAATGCGGACGATGAGGCGTTTTTCCAGGGGCTGCGGGGGAAGACGGATGTGCGGTGCCTTATTATCGCGGCGGACTGGTGCGGCGACGTGGTCCGCAACGTGCCGGTGGTGCTCAAGGTGATGGGGGCGGCCGCGATTGAAACGCGGATGCTCATCATGGAACAGCATCTGGATGTGATGGACCGGTTTCTGACGATGGGTGGCCGGTCGATTCCGGTGGTGCTGTTCATCGACCCGCAGGGCGATGTGCTGGCGAAGTGGGGGCCGCGGCCCGAGTACATTCAGCAGCCGATGGTCAAGTTCAAGCAGGAGAATCCGGACCGGTCGGCGCCGACCTATGAGGAGAACCTGAAGGCGGCTCGCGCGGAAATTATGAAACGGTACGGCGAGGACACTGGCTATCAGGGGTTGATTGTGAAGGAGCTGCGCGAATTGTTGGCAGGTGCCGCATCGCATTGA
- a CDS encoding citrate synthase/methylcitrate synthase: MPSVNGLADIVAAETELSMVDGQRGRLVYRGYEAPALAKTRRFSEVAHLLWTGRLPDPSELRELETQLTEARTLPPEIVAILDALPPEVDMMSALRTAVSAIRPRQIWPPTIEDATRIAGMMPTIVAYRHAKVTGQTPVPPRLDLSHVANYLYMLNGRAPSEAHTRALEAYLILTIDHGLNASTFAGRVAASTQSDLSAALTAALAAMKGPLHGGAPSLVMDMLDEIGSRENAAPFLRAKLERGERLMGFGHRVYKTRDPRAEALRDIVIELTQADPWFDLAAHTETIALRLLEEYKPGRELYTNVEYWAAAILRTVEIPKPIYTATFSISRVVGWSAHVLEQAANNRLIRPQSTYVGPLPA, encoded by the coding sequence ATGCCCAGTGTGAATGGATTGGCAGACATTGTCGCTGCCGAAACAGAGCTCAGCATGGTGGACGGCCAGCGCGGAAGGCTGGTGTACCGCGGCTATGAGGCGCCAGCGCTGGCAAAGACGCGTAGATTTTCGGAAGTGGCCCACCTGTTGTGGACCGGACGACTGCCCGACCCATCAGAACTGCGCGAACTGGAGACCCAGTTGACGGAAGCGAGAACCCTCCCGCCAGAAATCGTCGCGATTCTGGATGCGCTCCCGCCCGAGGTGGACATGATGAGTGCCCTGCGCACCGCCGTGTCGGCCATTCGACCCCGGCAAATTTGGCCGCCGACCATTGAAGACGCCACGCGCATTGCCGGAATGATGCCGACCATCGTCGCCTACCGCCATGCAAAGGTGACAGGCCAGACGCCCGTCCCGCCGCGACTCGACTTGTCACATGTCGCGAACTACCTGTACATGCTGAACGGTCGGGCCCCCTCTGAAGCACACACGCGGGCACTAGAGGCGTACCTCATTCTCACGATCGATCACGGCCTGAACGCCTCGACCTTCGCCGGCCGCGTCGCAGCCTCGACGCAATCGGACCTTTCCGCCGCACTGACTGCGGCACTTGCAGCCATGAAAGGCCCGCTGCATGGGGGAGCCCCCTCACTGGTCATGGATATGTTGGATGAAATCGGATCCCGGGAAAACGCCGCGCCTTTCCTCCGCGCAAAATTGGAACGAGGCGAGCGCCTGATGGGATTTGGACATCGGGTGTATAAAACGCGTGATCCAAGGGCAGAAGCCCTCCGCGACATTGTCATCGAGTTGACCCAAGCGGACCCCTGGTTCGATCTCGCCGCCCACACCGAAACCATCGCGTTGCGGCTTTTGGAGGAATACAAACCTGGTCGGGAACTGTACACCAACGTGGAGTACTGGGCGGCTGCCATCTTGCGGACGGTCGAGATTCCGAAACCGATTTACACCGCGACGTTCTCCATCAGCCGCGTGGTCGGCTGGTCCGCGCACGTGCTGGAGCAGGCGGCGAACAACCGCCTGATTCGCCCGCAGTCGACATACGTGGGGCCGCTGCCGGCATAA
- a CDS encoding flavin reductase family protein → MDAQAKKTALRGITYGLYVIGTKVGDDVNAFTGNWVTQTSFEPPLVAIGVKKDTTSYEGIRESGVFSVNVLESGQKDLAFSFFKPVSRVGNKFGDVEFYTSTTGSPILKDALYWFECKVTDTVDRGDHALVVGEVVDAGVHREGDPLTLKETGLFYGG, encoded by the coding sequence ATGGATGCACAAGCGAAAAAGACGGCGCTGCGGGGAATTACATATGGGTTGTACGTGATTGGGACGAAGGTTGGCGACGATGTCAACGCGTTCACGGGCAACTGGGTGACGCAGACATCGTTTGAACCGCCGCTCGTCGCAATTGGCGTCAAGAAAGACACGACGTCCTATGAAGGCATCCGCGAAAGCGGCGTGTTCTCCGTGAACGTTCTGGAGTCTGGGCAGAAAGACCTCGCCTTCTCCTTCTTCAAGCCCGTCTCCCGCGTGGGCAACAAGTTCGGTGATGTGGAGTTTTACACGTCGACCACGGGCAGCCCCATCCTCAAGGACGCACTCTATTGGTTTGAGTGCAAAGTCACCGATACGGTCGATCGAGGCGACCACGCGCTGGTTGTCGGCGAAGTGGTGGATGCCGGTGTGCATCGCGAAGGCGATCCGTTGACCCTCAAAGAAACCGGCCTGTTCTACGGCGGCTGA
- a CDS encoding LysR family transcriptional regulator: protein MDIDWLHTFLVAAAEENFRRASEKLHLAQPTVSMHIDKLEQALGVKLFDRVGRTVRLNRYGRRFLPYAEQAIASIHSGEQEIVRFQQGYEQTLTLSVSPLIATTYLPRWIRAFSQHHENVAFSVQVMESKDIAQHVAQGQSDVGFSRMPSDLQRVASTVLYDDPVVAVAPADAHDLDGPPETLAELLLRYPLLTHNHPGYWDDLLLTLRDRYPAVRTLRVSQVHVTVRWIEESMGVSFLPTSTVRRALVLGSLMEVPLPEWPLPVAHTYLLQDPITMSPIARTFSAFVQAYMHIRSV from the coding sequence ATGGACATCGATTGGCTCCATACGTTTCTTGTCGCCGCTGCGGAAGAAAACTTCCGGCGGGCTTCGGAAAAGCTGCATCTGGCGCAGCCGACGGTTTCGATGCACATCGACAAACTGGAACAGGCGCTCGGCGTCAAGTTATTCGATCGCGTTGGGCGCACGGTACGGCTCAACCGATACGGCCGCCGCTTCCTGCCCTACGCGGAGCAGGCCATTGCATCCATTCACAGCGGCGAACAGGAGATTGTCCGCTTTCAGCAGGGATACGAGCAGACCCTGACGCTGTCCGTGAGCCCGCTCATCGCCACAACGTACCTTCCGCGCTGGATTCGCGCCTTTAGCCAGCACCACGAGAACGTAGCGTTCTCGGTGCAGGTCATGGAATCCAAGGATATCGCCCAACATGTCGCGCAGGGTCAGAGCGATGTTGGATTCAGCCGGATGCCCTCCGACCTGCAGCGCGTTGCGTCGACCGTCCTCTATGACGATCCGGTGGTCGCCGTGGCCCCCGCGGATGCGCACGACTTGGACGGGCCTCCCGAAACTTTGGCGGAGCTGCTGCTGCGTTATCCGCTGTTGACCCACAACCATCCCGGGTACTGGGATGACCTGTTGTTGACCCTCCGCGACCGCTATCCAGCGGTGCGAACCCTGCGCGTCAGCCAGGTCCATGTGACCGTCCGGTGGATTGAGGAGTCGATGGGGGTTTCGTTTCTACCCACCAGCACGGTGCGCCGCGCATTGGTGCTCGGCTCGCTGATGGAAGTCCCCCTGCCGGAATGGCCGCTTCCCGTGGCGCATACGTATCTGTTGCAGGATCCGATCACGATGTCCCCCATCGCCCGCACCTTTTCCGCATTTGTGCAAGCGTACATGCACATCCGGTCCGTTTGA
- the asnB gene encoding asparagine synthase (glutamine-hydrolyzing) translates to MCGIAGWANWDRDLTQERSTLEEMGCTLACRGPDADAVWLSTHCAFAHRRLIVVDPTGGAQPMTRTFAEKSYTIAYNGELYNTEDIRAELLGRGYSFQSYSDTEVLLVAYVAWGPDCVHKLNGIFAFAIWDEAKQTLFMARDRLGVKPLFYTRNGQSLVFGSELKSLLAHPEVRPQVDAEGLAEVFAIGPARTPGHGIYKNVRDLRAGHYLIATADKMDVRQYWKLEAVEHTDDLETTVQTVRDLLVDTVTRQLVSDVPVCTFLSGGLDSSAVSAIAAKAFQEAGKPALHTYSIEFAEMEKHFQANAFQTGLDSPWARKVSEFIGSVHHPIVFDVPEMVDHLMTPLNFRDVPGMADIDVSLWMFCREIKKGATVALSGESADEVFGGYPWFHREESLQANTFPWSLKLHERVAIMSEELKQHIRPEEYVADRYQEALNEVPRLPGEDPREARIREIGYLSITRFLTTLLDRKDRMSMGASLEVRVPFCDHRLVQYVFNIPWHLKTVDGQTKGILRRAMKGYLPDDALARKKSPYPSNPDPRYLEATRSRALALLDDPSSPLLPLVNAAAIRDLAASSCKPSEHRPWFGQIMATAQMFHYLLEIDAWMRKFKVELV, encoded by the coding sequence ATGTGTGGAATCGCCGGGTGGGCAAATTGGGATCGCGATCTGACACAGGAACGCAGCACCCTCGAGGAGATGGGGTGCACGTTGGCGTGCCGCGGTCCAGATGCGGATGCGGTATGGTTGTCGACGCACTGCGCGTTTGCGCATCGGCGGCTGATTGTCGTGGATCCGACAGGCGGCGCCCAACCCATGACGCGGACGTTTGCAGAAAAAAGCTATACCATCGCATACAACGGCGAGTTGTATAACACGGAGGACATTCGGGCGGAGTTGCTGGGACGGGGGTACTCGTTCCAATCCTACTCCGATACGGAAGTCCTGCTGGTGGCGTACGTCGCCTGGGGACCCGACTGCGTGCACAAACTGAACGGGATTTTTGCCTTTGCGATTTGGGATGAGGCCAAGCAAACCCTGTTCATGGCACGCGACCGGCTCGGTGTCAAACCCCTCTTTTATACCCGAAACGGACAGAGCCTGGTTTTCGGGTCAGAACTCAAGTCCTTGCTGGCACACCCAGAAGTGCGGCCGCAAGTGGACGCCGAAGGGTTGGCGGAAGTCTTCGCCATCGGGCCCGCGCGGACACCCGGTCATGGCATTTACAAAAATGTGCGCGATTTGCGTGCTGGGCATTACCTCATCGCGACCGCTGACAAGATGGATGTGCGCCAGTATTGGAAGCTGGAAGCCGTGGAGCACACGGACGACCTGGAGACGACCGTGCAAACCGTGCGCGACCTCCTCGTCGACACGGTCACACGCCAGTTGGTGTCGGATGTACCCGTGTGTACGTTCCTGTCAGGCGGGCTCGACTCCAGTGCCGTGTCTGCCATCGCGGCGAAGGCCTTCCAGGAAGCCGGCAAGCCGGCACTGCACACCTACTCCATCGAGTTTGCCGAGATGGAAAAACACTTCCAGGCAAACGCGTTCCAGACAGGACTCGACAGCCCTTGGGCACGCAAGGTATCAGAATTCATCGGCTCCGTCCATCACCCGATTGTCTTTGATGTGCCGGAGATGGTCGACCACCTGATGACGCCGCTGAACTTCCGCGACGTGCCCGGGATGGCGGACATCGACGTATCGCTGTGGATGTTCTGTCGAGAAATCAAGAAAGGCGCCACGGTTGCACTTTCCGGCGAATCCGCGGACGAAGTGTTCGGAGGGTACCCCTGGTTCCACCGCGAAGAGTCGCTGCAGGCCAACACGTTCCCGTGGTCGCTGAAACTGCATGAGCGCGTGGCCATCATGTCGGAAGAATTGAAACAGCACATTCGCCCGGAGGAATACGTGGCCGACCGCTATCAGGAAGCCCTGAACGAAGTGCCGCGTTTACCCGGAGAAGACCCGCGGGAAGCCCGCATCCGTGAAATTGGGTACCTCAGCATCACGCGGTTCCTCACGACACTGCTCGACCGCAAGGACCGCATGAGCATGGGCGCCAGCCTGGAAGTTCGTGTTCCGTTCTGCGACCACCGGCTGGTCCAGTACGTGTTCAACATCCCGTGGCACCTGAAGACGGTGGACGGTCAGACCAAGGGCATCCTGCGCCGGGCAATGAAAGGGTACCTGCCGGACGACGCCCTCGCCCGCAAGAAGAGCCCGTACCCGTCGAACCCAGACCCAAGGTACTTGGAAGCGACGCGATCGCGCGCATTGGCCCTACTGGATGACCCATCGTCCCCCTTGCTGCCCCTCGTCAATGCAGCGGCCATTCGCGACTTGGCGGCCTCCAGCTGCAAGCCCAGTGAGCACCGGCCGTGGTTCGGGCAAATCATGGCCACAGCGCAGATGTTCCACTACCTGCTGGAGATTGACGCCTGGATGCGCAAGTTCAAGGTCGAACTGGTTTAG
- a CDS encoding two-component system sensor histidine kinase NtrB, whose translation MDVSSVSGSTSMTGREAFYLDRLNAAVLFISKQLHVTCYNTLACQLIDPSVTPGVPVPLERCISPEREEYHILSQMVAGSREYRDMVIRWEVDGRVRHVLVDSFVQRSDSAADVSGMHVMMKELGNFSALEQQVQRTEKLATIGKMAAGIAHEIRNPLTTVKGFLQMMQSQLKHQERETELAYTQVMMTEIERVNALVSELLLLSKPQQMAPEVCAVAAVIDDILPLIQSEARLHGVAFEYEMDRTVSARMDMDMIQQVVLNLVKNAFEAMDKGGRLHIQVSPFRQWARIDVSDTGPGIPYYQMDKIFDAFFTTKDKGIGLGLPICQKIIDDHGGEIRVSSKGFGTTFTVLLPKAEQGRQVM comes from the coding sequence GTGGACGTATCATCTGTATCGGGATCGACAAGCATGACAGGGCGGGAAGCGTTCTATCTCGACCGGCTCAACGCGGCTGTGCTGTTCATTAGCAAACAACTCCATGTCACCTGTTACAACACATTGGCCTGTCAACTCATTGACCCTTCCGTCACGCCGGGGGTGCCGGTTCCACTCGAGCGATGCATCTCCCCCGAACGGGAAGAGTACCACATTCTCTCGCAGATGGTGGCCGGCAGCCGGGAGTATCGCGATATGGTGATTCGTTGGGAAGTCGACGGGCGGGTTCGTCACGTGCTGGTTGACTCGTTTGTCCAGCGCAGTGACAGTGCGGCGGACGTTTCCGGAATGCATGTGATGATGAAGGAACTTGGGAATTTCAGTGCGTTGGAACAGCAGGTGCAGCGCACGGAGAAGCTGGCGACCATCGGCAAGATGGCAGCCGGCATCGCGCACGAAATCCGGAATCCGCTGACAACTGTAAAAGGGTTCCTGCAAATGATGCAAAGTCAGTTGAAACACCAGGAGCGCGAGACGGAACTGGCGTATACACAGGTGATGATGACGGAAATCGAACGCGTCAACGCCCTGGTCAGTGAGCTGCTGCTGCTCTCGAAACCGCAGCAGATGGCACCGGAGGTGTGCGCTGTCGCGGCCGTGATCGACGACATTCTCCCGCTCATTCAGTCGGAAGCCAGGCTGCACGGGGTGGCATTTGAATATGAGATGGACCGGACCGTCAGCGCGCGGATGGATATGGATATGATTCAGCAAGTGGTTCTCAATCTGGTGAAAAACGCGTTTGAGGCGATGGACAAGGGCGGCAGGCTGCACATCCAGGTGTCGCCGTTTCGGCAGTGGGCGCGAATCGATGTCAGCGATACGGGACCCGGCATTCCGTATTACCAGATGGACAAGATTTTCGACGCGTTCTTCACGACCAAAGACAAAGGAATTGGCCTCGGCCTTCCGATTTGTCAGAAGATCATTGATGACCACGGCGGCGAGATTCGGGTGTCTTCCAAGGGATTTGGCACCACGTTTACGGTGTTGCTGCCCAAAGCCGAACAAGGCCGTCAGGTCATGTGA
- the tadA gene encoding tRNA adenosine(34) deaminase TadA has product MLQWEGQEHMVDAVDPRAVHEGWMRQALDLAKEAAALGEVPIGAVVVYRGTRIAGAHNWRETWRDPTAHAELLAIREASQRLGGWRLAECDLYVTLEPCPMCAGALMLARIRHLYFGAVDPKGGAVVSKARVLEPGLWNHHPKITGGILADECGMILQAFFRRLRER; this is encoded by the coding sequence ATGTTACAGTGGGAAGGACAGGAACACATGGTGGATGCAGTGGACCCTCGCGCCGTGCACGAAGGATGGATGCGCCAAGCGCTCGACCTCGCCAAAGAGGCGGCGGCATTGGGCGAGGTTCCGATTGGCGCGGTGGTGGTGTACCGCGGGACACGGATTGCGGGGGCGCACAATTGGCGGGAGACCTGGCGTGACCCGACGGCGCATGCGGAGCTGCTGGCCATCCGTGAGGCGAGCCAGCGCCTGGGCGGCTGGCGGCTGGCCGAATGCGACTTGTATGTGACCCTGGAGCCGTGCCCGATGTGTGCCGGCGCGCTGATGCTGGCGCGGATTCGCCATCTCTACTTTGGCGCAGTGGACCCCAAAGGCGGCGCCGTGGTGTCGAAGGCGCGCGTGCTGGAGCCGGGACTGTGGAATCACCATCCAAAGATTACAGGTGGAATTTTGGCGGACGAATGTGGTATGATACTTCAGGCGTTCTTCCGTCGGCTTCGCGAGCGTTGA